Below is a window of Catalinimonas alkaloidigena DNA.
TTGGGTATAAGACGCCCGAAACTATCTACAACCTAGCCGCTTGAACCAACTTAAATTCTAACGAACGCTGTCCTAACATTGGGGACCACCATAGGTTTCATTCTCCGTATCATTTACTAAGTTGTTGCCAATACGCCTCCTACTTTCGAAAGACAGATCCGTATCGAATGATCACCAGCGCTTCTACTCATGACCTTCCTAAAGCGAATAGCCCTGATTACAATTTCTGTAGTTGCCGTGTTGGTGGCGGGTCTATACCTTTTCTTATATGTGTATCAACCGCCCTTGTCTGAAAAATACGGTCAGGTAGACGCTCAGTTGTTTATGGGGGAGGCTGACCATCAACCTTTGATTGTTGCGTTTGGGGGCAGCCAGGGGGGGAATACATGGGCGGAAGTGTACTGGGCAGGGATGAGAAACCGATTGTTGCAGCAAGGTTACGCGGTTCTGGCGATTGGTTATTTCAATACTACCAACACCCCTGAAACCCTGGACCGCATTTCGCTGGATGCCATCTATGACATGATCATGAGCATAAGCCATCGGCCAGGCATCAATCAGGACAAGATAGCCCTTCTGGGCAGCTCAAAGGGCGGAGAACTGGTGCTGAATCTGGCGAGCCGCTACGAGGAGTTCGATGCGGTGGTGGCACTGGTCCCTTCACATGTGACCTTTCCAGCCCTCACGGCTTCGGGAAGCACCTCGTCCTGGATGGTGCACAATCAGGAAATACCTACTTTCAAACGACCCTTCCCGGCCATTTGGCGTTTGCTGAAAGGCGATCCTCAGGGTGGGCTGCGCGTGATCCTGGAAAACGAAACCTATTCGAAACAAGCGGAAATCGACGTGGAAAAGATAAGGGGTCCCCTGTTGTTGTTATCCGCCAGATACGACGAACTCTGGCCTTCTGCATACATGTCGGATCGAGTAGTGGCACGATTAAAAGCGCATCAATTTCCCTACTACTACCAACATATCTCTTTTGAAGGCAAGCATCACGATACGAAGGAACATTTCGAGGTGGTGTTTCAATTTCTGGATGAGCATTTTAAGTGAACCCGTTCAAAGTTTTCTGTCAAACATCCAACCTATCAGCACTAGAAATGATCCTTGTTACTTTTTGTCATTGCCACAAAAAGTAACCAAAAAAGTCTAGAAAATTCAAAGCTTCCTCACGCAGGGCCACCGTGCGCCCCCGCTAAATTTCCAGGCCCCCGCACCTCATTCTTGCACAGAAGCATTTGTGAAACGTGAAAAACTTTGAGTCACTTCAGTGACAGGAAGAAGTGGAGCCTAGCGGGTGGAGGCTGACTTCGAGGCTCACTCGCTTTTCAGCACGTCGGCGGGGTTGGTGCGCGCCACTTTCCAGGTCTGAGAACCGATCATTAGCGCGGCGATGCTGCCCACCGCGACCGTTCCCAGCACCAGCGCGCCCCAGCCGATGGGCGGGTGGTAGGCGAAATTGGGCAGGATCACCCGCTCGAAAAAGAGGTAGGTCACCGGGAGTGCCACGGCCGCGGCCAGCCCCAGCAACATCAGAAAACCCCGACTCAACAGGTAGATCAGCCGGGCTTCGTCGGCCCCCAGCACTTTGCGAATGCTGACTTCTTTCAGGCGGGTTTCCGTAGTGAAGACCACCATGCCGAACAGCCCCATCGACGCGATGCAGATCGCCAGAAAGGCCAGAAACCCGATCACCTTGATCATCACCGAAAACTGATTGTACGCTTCCTCGATCTGGTCGTCGTAGAAGCGGGCTTCGAGTGGATGCACCGGGTCCAGCTGTTTCCAAGCCGCTTCGATTTGCGCCCGCGTGGTGGGCAAATCGCGCGAGACGATCTGGAGGTTCAGGTACCCGCCGGGCTCGTTGGCCGAATACCGGAACAGCACCGGATCGATTTTACTTTCGACCGTGCCGTAGTGGAAATCTTTCAATACTCCGACGATGGTCAGCTCCTTGCGGTCGGTCTTGAGCACCTCGCCGAGGGCCTGTTGCGGGTCCTGGTTGGCAATGTTGAACCGCTTCAGCACCTGTTCGTTCACGATCACCTCGCTTTCGGTTTCGCCTTCTGCCTTGGGGTGAAAATTGCGTCCGGCCAGAAACTGGTGTTGGTGAAGGGGCAGGTAATGCTCGTCGACGGCATTGAGCCAGACGTTGGTCGAATCCTGCGGGTCCTGGTACTTCACCGTGCTGCCGTAGTAGCTGCCCAGACTGGTCACCATGCGCGAGACACTGATGTCGCCCACGCCCGGAAGGGCCGCCAGCGCCTGTTTGACCGGTGCCGTCGGGTTGCCCTGGAGCTTGACGTTCAGGATGTTCTGGGTCGAATAGCCCAGGTCGAACGACACAAAGCTTTTGTACTGCTGGTAGCCGATCAGCGTGGTGGTGATGAACATCAACGAAAACGTGTACTGCACCACGATCAGCGCCTTGCGCAACGTAATGCGGCGAAACAACGGCAACGCCGACATGTTTTTCATCACCTGCAAAGCGGGCAGGCGCGAGAAAAACAGGGCCGGTAGAACGCCGGCCACCAACCCGACCACCACCGCCAGGACCACAAACCAGGCCACCAGACGGAAGGAAAGTTGCAGGGTGAACACGTCCGACAGGTAGCTACTCAGGCCCAGGAATTGCGTGCGCAGCACGGCGAACAGCACCACGGCGAACCCCAGCGCCAGCAGGGAAATAAAGACCGATTCGATGAGGAACTGACCCAGCACCTGGCTGCGCAGGGCCCCGATCACCTTCCGCACCCCGACTTCGCGCGAACGGCGCAGCGACCGGGCAATGGACAAGTTGGTGTAGTTGAAACAGGCCGAGAGGATGACGACCAGCGCCAGCCCGCTCAGAATCCAGAGGGCCAGCGGAATCATGGTAGGGCCAATCGGGTTGGAGAGCGTCCTTCCCAGCACAATGTCGTGCAGCGGCTGTAGTTCCAGCGTAACGCTGAGGTGGGCGGAGGCCGGAAGTTGCGCGTTTTCGCGGGCGCAGAGCTGGGCCAGACGCGCCTCCACGTCCTGCACCGCGTCGGCCTGGGGCAGCGTCAGGTAGACGTAATTCATGTAGACATTTTCCCAGCTCAGGAAATCGCCGTCGCTGTCCTGCCCGTCGGCCGCCGCCATTTGGTTTTCGAGCGTAGCCAGCGAGGCCAGCACGTCAAAGCGCAGGTGCGAAAACTTGGGCAGGTCGCGCACCACACCCGTCACGGTGTAGTCGAGGGTGTCGAGCCGCACGGTCTGACCCAGCGCGTCGGCCGTGCCGAACAGCCGCTCGGCGGTGGTTTCCGTCAGCACGAGCGAGTACGGTTCCTGCAGGGCCGTGGCCGGATTGCCCTGCCGAAGCGGGTAGGGAAGGACCTGGAACAGGTGGCCATCAGCCCAACGCCCCGACAGCGGAAGCGTTCGGTCGCCGACCTGGGCATCTCCTCCGAAGCCGTTGCGCAGGATCGTCACCGCGCCCAGTCCCGGAACGTTCTCCCGAATCGCTTTCCCGGCTTTGAGCGACGTACTGGCCAATTCCATGCCGGGGCCTTCCTGACGTTGCAAGGAGGTGACGATGCGGTAGACCTGTGCTTTGTTCGGCAGAAAATCATCGTAGGCGAACAAGTCGGCGAGCATCGAAAGCACCAGCAGACCGACCGACAGGCTAATGGCCAGCCCAATGACGTTGATGGCGGAAAACAGTGGATTACGCACGAGGCTGCGTCCGGACGTTTTAAGGTAGCTGCGAAGCATGATCGAATGGAGGGAAAGGTGGAGGAAATCGGGTGGACGGACGGTGTAGAGCCGGAGGAATTTGAGCACGTCGAGCACGTAAATCCACCGGGCGCGGCGGGGGCCGTACTGGCGCAGGTGGCGGTCGAAATATTCGTTCAGGTCGCCTTGCAGGTCTTCGAGCAGTTCGGGGCGGCAGTACCAGGCCAGGAAGCGCTGCGCCCAGCGGGGAGGTCGGGGGGTATTCATAGCGAGCCTTTCAGCGAAAATTCGGGAATGATGCGCCACAGCCCGTCGCGGACCTCTTTGGTACGGACCAGGGCCACTTTCCCGGCGTGCGTTACCGTATAAAAGCGCTTGCGTTTGCCGCCCCGCACCTGCGTGGCCTCGCCGAGTTCGCTCTTCACCAATCCCTTCTTTTCCAGGCGGTTCAATACGGAATGGACCACGCCAAGTTTGGGTGCGCGGCCCGTGTGTTTTTCCAGTTCGTCGCAAATCGCCACACTGTAGGCCTCCTGCACCAGCGCCGCGATGGTGAGTAGCACCAGTTCTTCAAATTCGCCGAGGTGTGTTCCTTTCATGCATCCGGTAGTTATGCTCCGAATGTATGAAAAATTCCGATTACCTCTCCATTTGTATGTAAAATAAGGTTGAGCGGTTGGGAAGACAAGACGAGCGGCCACCGAAAGGTTGCTGATTATGGCCTGTGCCCTCCCTGAGGCGTAGAAGTGTAGAAAATAGTGCTATAAAGAAATAAGGTTATGTATATCAGATAAATAGGAAGACAGAAAAGAGTGATGTTAGGGTTGCGCCATTGCACAGAGACAGCGATGAAAGCAAAGGGTGATTGAAAATCAAAATGAAATCGCATTTTTAGGGCGCTTATTCGGAATTATATTTCATTTTCGGGGTATATTTCCGAATATTAGTCATCGGGTTTCGCCACCACGCCCACCTCGCTTCTTTATCCACGCCTTTCCTTATGCAACGACGTAATTTCCTGACCCGACTGGCCGGAACGGCCGGACTTTTGACCACCGGTGGTATGACCAGCGTGCTACAGGCGCGTAACCTGCACGAAGGCCTCGCCCGCCTGCGGGATCAGCCCCCGCTCGATGCCGTACGCGACGAAGAAGCCTGGAACCGTGTGCGGCAGGCCTATACGGTATCGCGAACGGTGATCAACCTCAACAACGGCGGGGTAAGTCCGCAGCCGCTGGTGGTGCAAGATGCCGTCGACCGCTTCTACCGCTACTCGAACGAAGCGCCGTCGTATTACATGTGGCGGGTGCTGGACATGGGACGCGAACCCCTGCGCCGCCAGTTGGCCGACTTTGCGGGCTGTTCACCGGACGAGCTGGCCATTCACCGCAACACGACCGAAGCCCTGGCGACGGCCATTTTCGGGATTCCGCTGAAGAAAGGCGACGAGGTGGTGCTGACCAAACAGGATTATCCGAACATGATCAACGCCTGGAAGCAGCGTGAGCTGCGCGACGGCATCAAACTGGTGTGGATCAACCTGGCGTTGCCGAGCGACAATGAAGCGGCGCTGGCGAAGAGCTATACCGACGCCTTCACGAACAAAACGAAGGTGGTGCATGTCACGCACATGATCAACTGGACCGGGCAGGTGCTGCCGGCCGCACGCATTTGCGAAGAGGCCCGGCAACGGGGCATCCTGTCGGTGGTGGACGGCGCCCATACCTTCGCCCACATCGACTACCGCATTCCCGACCTGAAACCCGATTATTTCGGTACGTCGCTGCACAAGTGGATGTGTGCGCCGTTCGGCACCGGGTTGCTCTACGTGAAGAAAGACAAGATCAACGACCTGTGGCCGCTCTTCGGGACAAACGATCCGAAAAGCGACGACATCCGGAAGTTTGAGTCGCTGGGCACCCGCTCGTTTGCCAACGAACAGGCCATTGCGCAGGCGCTGGATTTCCACCTGGCCATCGGCGGGGAGCTGAAAGAGCAGCGCCTCCGCTATCTGAAAGACTACTGGGCCGAACAGGTGAAAGACTTGCCCCGCGTGCGCTTCAACACGCCGCTGCACCCCGATTTTTCGTGTGCCCTGGCCAACGTCACCATCGACGGTCTTGACCCGAACGAGTTCGGCAACCGCCTGTTCAACGAGTACAAGATCCACACGACAACGGTCAACTGGGAGCAGATCCACGGCGTGCGCGTGACCCCCCACGTCTACACCTCGCTCCGCGACCTCGATCTCCTCGTGGAAGCCATCAAGAAAATGGCGACGTAGGGAAAGGGCAGCCCTTGATCCAGTTGCGCTAGCAGTTAATCCTAAACGCTACCCCCACCTATTTGCGGTACAAGATGCGTACAGCACAACGGCAAGACGTCGGAGGAAGGCTGTGCAGTTAACGGTAGCGAATGGTGCCGTTTTCTACCCGTTGGCCCAGCGTGACGGTGCGCCCGCCGCGCCCGGTAGAGGTGAACAACCGTAGCTTGATCAGTCCCTGGGCCGGAATGGGGCCGGAATAGACCGGACTTTTGGCGGTAGGCGTTCGGCCGTTTGTGGTGTAGCGGAGGGTCAGCCCGGGCAGTTGCTGGTTGGCTTCCACCCGACCGTCGATGCTCCGGGCACCGGGTGTAGGAATGCGGTAGTGAAACCCACCGGCGTAATGGTCGAGGCGGGGGAGTTCGCGTTTGCCGACGACGTTGACAAACTCCGACCAGGCGTCCTGATACAAGGCGGCGCTCCGAGCCGAATCGGGTTCTGTAGCCCAGGCAGGGGCGGGGGCCCAGGCGCGTTCGGCCATGCCGAGAAGTTTGGGCAACAGCCGGTATTCCATCGCTTCCGGACCCTGGATGGTCTCGCTCCACAACAATCCCTGGATGCCCACGATGTGTTCTTTGCCGTAGTCGGTGAGACGCGTTTTCCCGAGAAACGAAGTCGGCGAGAGCGGATTGCCCAGTTTGTCGGTCGTGACGTTCTTGAAGTAATCGTAGGGAATGAACGAAAAGGGCTTGTCGAGGTCGAGAAAGGCCCCCCAGTAATAGCCCGGTTCGTCGAAGGCCTTCTGGTAGGCCATGTCGAAGTACAGGTTGCTCACCGGCGAAAGGACCACGTCGTACCCCGCGTTGGCCAGCTGGTAGGCCAAATCTTCCGCCCCCCAGCCCAGCACGTTGTTCCACACGTCGACCCGGACGCCTTCGCCCGCCCAGTCGGGGTTGGGAATCATGATCGGTTGTCCGTCGAGTTTGGTTTTCCGCAGGGCCACTTCTTCCCAGCCGTAGAGGTACAACCCCCGGCTTTCCAGCAGCGCTTTCACCTTGCCGTAGTAGTAATACCAGAGGTCGTTCGTGTGGCGGACGGTCGGGTCGGTAGCGATCAGTTGCTGGCAGGCCGGAGAGCCTTCCCATACCCCCGCGGGCACCTCGTCGCCACCCAGGTGAATCGTCTCCAGCGGCACGTCGGCCTCCCGGTACATCGCCTGGATTTCGTCGATCACTTTTTCCAGAAAGCGGTAGGTCGACGGCAGCGCCACGTTCATCACGTTGTCGTTCCAGAGTTGCACCGACCGGTAGCGCGACGTATCGTTCGGATCGGCCAGGCGGTAGCGGTTGGCGGCTTCCTCCTCGCCGGCGGCGTGAAGTTTCCGGTAGCGCGCTTCCATCGCCTGCACCGCGGCGCGGGCGTGTCCCGGCGACTCGATTTCCGGAATCACCCGGATGTGGCGCGTGTGGGCATAACGAAGAATTTCCAGAAAATCGGTCCGCGTGTAGTAGCCGGAACCGTACAGCGTAGCCGCCGGTCCTGAGCCGTAGGAGGGAGGCAGGTGGTCGTTCCCGTCGGGATGGCTGCGGTGTGCCCCCACGTCGGTCAGTTCGGGCAGGCCGGGGATTTCGAGCCGCCATCCTTCGTCTTCGCTGAAATGGAAGTGGAACACGTTCAGCTTGTAGAGCGCCATCAGGTCGAGGGTCTTCAGGAGCTGTTCTTTCGTCTGAAAGTGCCGCCCCACGTCCAGCAGAAACGCACGGAACCCGAACCGGGGCGCGTCTTCTACATCGACCGCCGGGATGGCCAGGGCGCGTTGGGACCTCTTCCAGGCGGTGGGGGGCAGGAGGGACTTGAGCGACTGAAGGCCGTAGAACATTCCGGCTCCGTCGGCGGCAGCCAGGGTGATGCGGTCCGGCGTTACCGACAGGTGATAGGCCTCCGGGGCGCCTTCGCGGCGTTGCAGGACGAGGGCTTTGCCGGTGGCCGCAGCGCGCTCCGGAAGGGGCCTGCCCAGGAGCGTGGCCATTTCGCCCTGCCAATAGGCCGCTTCTCCGGCGAAAGCTTTATCAGCGACCAGCACCACATCGCGATTCAGCACAAATGTGCCTTCTTTTTTCTGGTACGAAACGGGCGTCGGGAAAATCAAGGGCAACTCCTCGGCCGGAAGGTCACGGATGCCTTGGTTCTGATCAAACACCATTTCGGAGGTCATCGCGTCGACCCGGTCGTCGGGCGTGCGGGCAAACTGTTTCGGCTGCGTCGAAGGAATGATCTCGTAATGCGCTACCGGTTGGGGTTGCGTGGAAGCATCGTCCCAGACCCAGTACAGGCCCAGCGGGGCATCGGTCCGGTTGATGGACCAGTCGCTGGCGACAAACGTCACCTCCACCGATTGTCCGGCCGGAAGTCCCGGAAACGCCGGGCCGGACACGAGGCGAAACAGGTCGCCGTTCAGGTGCTCGATCCGAAAGCCCTTCGTCACCGACGCCGAGTCGATCAGCCGGGGCAGGTTGAAGTAGAGGGACCAGCCGGTGGTGGGGAGGTTTTGCTGGCTGGTATTTCGCAACGTAAACGCCGACTGAAACTGCGATTTTCCCTGGTGCTGGTTCTCTGTCAGTTCCCAGGAAACCGCGAGTTGCTGCAGATCGAACGAAGGTTGGGCGAGGGAAGAATACCCCAGGAAAAGGGTCAGCAGAAGGAGGAGCGCCGTACGTGCCAAGGAAAGAACAGGTCTAGTGATACACAAGCGACCAGCGGTCGGCTGGTCATCACCGAATCGGGGCCGATCCGCCTGCCGGGGCGGTCTCCTGATCGGTAAGCAAGATTACAGAAAAATGCCGGGATCGTTGCTGACGGGAACGGAACTACGTTTGCCGGGCGGGTGTTGGGCCGCGCCCCACTAGGTCCTAAAAAACGGATGGTCCCGCGGAGCGTACCGCACTGAAAGCAAAGATTTGCCTTACTTCCGGGATTAACGTGATCACCCATCGGATACAGCGGATGGTCCGCAAAAGCACTAGCCAGAGGGAGAGCCGTAGAGAGAGAGTTAAAAGGCACAAAAAAAGGGCCGCCCCGCTGGGAGCGACCCGGTCTACTACAGGAATGACCCTATCGTTTGTCAGCAACTACCGTTCCTTCAATCAGGTAGTTGCCAGCTTTGGTAACTAAGTTGTACACGGTGTGCGCCTGGGTCGGAGCGGTGGCGACTTGCCGGACTTGCCCGAGGCGGAACCCGTTGAGGCCCGCATCGAAGTAGTACACTTGGTCACCGGCATGCAGGTCGGCCAGCGCTTTTTTGCCCTGTGGCGTCAGGATCGGGTGGTTGCCCGTGGCAGTCAGCGTGTAGTCGGCCGCGGTAGGCGCAAGACCCGCCGTTACCACTTCGACCGGCGAAGCGGTCAGTTGCATCAGGTCGAAGGCACGTCCGGCGTGCACCTGGACCTCCTCTACTGTGGTCACCGCCTGCGTTTGCGTGGCCGGATCGAACGCCAGCACGTCCATCCCGACTTGCACCTGGGCAATGGGCAGTTGTGCACCGTCGGCCAGCGTCACTAGCGCTTCCGGCGTGAAGCAATACTCGTACTCCTCGTCGGTCGAGGCCTGGTCGCCACTACCGGCGCCGCCCATCAGGTTCATCATTTCCTTGGTCAGCGAGAACGACAGGCAGGCGGCAAAACCATCGGCGGCTTTGTCGTATTCCTTGATGTCGTCGATGTACAGCCCCCACACGTCCTTGGCGCCCTTGTTGTTAGGCATCGGCAGGTTCAGCACCTCGGGCGTTTTGGAGTTGGTATACAGTGCCATCATGCCGATGTCCGCCATGTTTTTCGTTTCGTAAACACGGTACAGGTAC
It encodes the following:
- a CDS encoding acyl-CoA thioester hydrolase/BAAT C-terminal domain-containing protein; its protein translation is MTFLKRIALITISVVAVLVAGLYLFLYVYQPPLSEKYGQVDAQLFMGEADHQPLIVAFGGSQGGNTWAEVYWAGMRNRLLQQGYAVLAIGYFNTTNTPETLDRISLDAIYDMIMSISHRPGINQDKIALLGSSKGGELVLNLASRYEEFDAVVALVPSHVTFPALTASGSTSSWMVHNQEIPTFKRPFPAIWRLLKGDPQGGLRVILENETYSKQAEIDVEKIRGPLLLLSARYDELWPSAYMSDRVVARLKAHQFPYYYQHISFEGKHHDTKEHFEVVFQFLDEHFK
- a CDS encoding ABC transporter permease produces the protein MNTPRPPRWAQRFLAWYCRPELLEDLQGDLNEYFDRHLRQYGPRRARWIYVLDVLKFLRLYTVRPPDFLHLSLHSIMLRSYLKTSGRSLVRNPLFSAINVIGLAISLSVGLLVLSMLADLFAYDDFLPNKAQVYRIVTSLQRQEGPGMELASTSLKAGKAIRENVPGLGAVTILRNGFGGDAQVGDRTLPLSGRWADGHLFQVLPYPLRQGNPATALQEPYSLVLTETTAERLFGTADALGQTVRLDTLDYTVTGVVRDLPKFSHLRFDVLASLATLENQMAAADGQDSDGDFLSWENVYMNYVYLTLPQADAVQDVEARLAQLCARENAQLPASAHLSVTLELQPLHDIVLGRTLSNPIGPTMIPLALWILSGLALVVILSACFNYTNLSIARSLRRSREVGVRKVIGALRSQVLGQFLIESVFISLLALGFAVVLFAVLRTQFLGLSSYLSDVFTLQLSFRLVAWFVVLAVVVGLVAGVLPALFFSRLPALQVMKNMSALPLFRRITLRKALIVVQYTFSLMFITTTLIGYQQYKSFVSFDLGYSTQNILNVKLQGNPTAPVKQALAALPGVGDISVSRMVTSLGSYYGSTVKYQDPQDSTNVWLNAVDEHYLPLHQHQFLAGRNFHPKAEGETESEVIVNEQVLKRFNIANQDPQQALGEVLKTDRKELTIVGVLKDFHYGTVESKIDPVLFRYSANEPGGYLNLQIVSRDLPTTRAQIEAAWKQLDPVHPLEARFYDDQIEEAYNQFSVMIKVIGFLAFLAICIASMGLFGMVVFTTETRLKEVSIRKVLGADEARLIYLLSRGFLMLLGLAAAVALPVTYLFFERVILPNFAYHPPIGWGALVLGTVAVGSIAALMIGSQTWKVARTNPADVLKSE
- a CDS encoding PadR family transcriptional regulator gives rise to the protein MKGTHLGEFEELVLLTIAALVQEAYSVAICDELEKHTGRAPKLGVVHSVLNRLEKKGLVKSELGEATQVRGGKRKRFYTVTHAGKVALVRTKEVRDGLWRIIPEFSLKGSL
- a CDS encoding aminotransferase class V-fold PLP-dependent enzyme, translating into MQRRNFLTRLAGTAGLLTTGGMTSVLQARNLHEGLARLRDQPPLDAVRDEEAWNRVRQAYTVSRTVINLNNGGVSPQPLVVQDAVDRFYRYSNEAPSYYMWRVLDMGREPLRRQLADFAGCSPDELAIHRNTTEALATAIFGIPLKKGDEVVLTKQDYPNMINAWKQRELRDGIKLVWINLALPSDNEAALAKSYTDAFTNKTKVVHVTHMINWTGQVLPAARICEEARQRGILSVVDGAHTFAHIDYRIPDLKPDYFGTSLHKWMCAPFGTGLLYVKKDKINDLWPLFGTNDPKSDDIRKFESLGTRSFANEQAIAQALDFHLAIGGELKEQRLRYLKDYWAEQVKDLPRVRFNTPLHPDFSCALANVTIDGLDPNEFGNRLFNEYKIHTTTVNWEQIHGVRVTPHVYTSLRDLDLLVEAIKKMAT
- a CDS encoding family 20 glycosylhydrolase; the encoded protein is MARTALLLLLTLFLGYSSLAQPSFDLQQLAVSWELTENQHQGKSQFQSAFTLRNTSQQNLPTTGWSLYFNLPRLIDSASVTKGFRIEHLNGDLFRLVSGPAFPGLPAGQSVEVTFVASDWSINRTDAPLGLYWVWDDASTQPQPVAHYEIIPSTQPKQFARTPDDRVDAMTSEMVFDQNQGIRDLPAEELPLIFPTPVSYQKKEGTFVLNRDVVLVADKAFAGEAAYWQGEMATLLGRPLPERAAATGKALVLQRREGAPEAYHLSVTPDRITLAAADGAGMFYGLQSLKSLLPPTAWKRSQRALAIPAVDVEDAPRFGFRAFLLDVGRHFQTKEQLLKTLDLMALYKLNVFHFHFSEDEGWRLEIPGLPELTDVGAHRSHPDGNDHLPPSYGSGPAATLYGSGYYTRTDFLEILRYAHTRHIRVIPEIESPGHARAAVQAMEARYRKLHAAGEEEAANRYRLADPNDTSRYRSVQLWNDNVMNVALPSTYRFLEKVIDEIQAMYREADVPLETIHLGGDEVPAGVWEGSPACQQLIATDPTVRHTNDLWYYYYGKVKALLESRGLYLYGWEEVALRKTKLDGQPIMIPNPDWAGEGVRVDVWNNVLGWGAEDLAYQLANAGYDVVLSPVSNLYFDMAYQKAFDEPGYYWGAFLDLDKPFSFIPYDYFKNVTTDKLGNPLSPTSFLGKTRLTDYGKEHIVGIQGLLWSETIQGPEAMEYRLLPKLLGMAERAWAPAPAWATEPDSARSAALYQDAWSEFVNVVGKRELPRLDHYAGGFHYRIPTPGARSIDGRVEANQQLPGLTLRYTTNGRTPTAKSPVYSGPIPAQGLIKLRLFTSTGRGGRTVTLGQRVENGTIRYR
- a CDS encoding Hint domain-containing protein, translated to MKSKFALFLFFALLAVGVRAQEATAGMTPDDYKALKTLTMKNIEKDTYVKFDEGYVLDRYEMKPPFVFKFSDGIERKVYLYRVYETKNMADIGMMALYTNSKTPEVLNLPMPNNKGAKDVWGLYIDDIKEYDKAADGFAACLSFSLTKEMMNLMGGAGSGDQASTDEEYEYCFTPEALVTLADGAQLPIAQVQVGMDVLAFDPATQTQAVTTVEEVQVHAGRAFDLMQLTASPVEVVTAGLAPTAADYTLTATGNHPILTPQGKKALADLHAGDQVYYFDAGLNGFRLGQVRQVATAPTQAHTVYNLVTKAGNYLIEGTVVADKR